In the genome of Jaculus jaculus isolate mJacJac1 chromosome 11, mJacJac1.mat.Y.cur, whole genome shotgun sequence, the window ctaggatatacaaagaactcaaaaagttaaataataaggaatcaaacaagccaatcaaaaaatgggctatggagctaaatagagcattctcaaaggaagaaatacgaatggcatataagcatctaaaaaaatattctatgtcactagtcatcagggaaatgcagactaaaactacatcgagattccatctcactcctgtcagattggctaccatcatgaaaacaaatgatcataaatgttggtggggatggggaaaaggaggaacccttctacagtgctagtgggaatgcaatctggtccagccattgtggaaatcagtgtggaggttcctaaaacagctaaagattgatcttccatatggcccagctatagcactcctaggcatctatcctaaggactcatctcatttccttagaagtacgtgctcaaccatgtttattgctgctcaatttataatagctgggaaatggaaccagcctagatgtccctcaactggttggtggataatgaagacgtggcacatttatacaatggagttctactcagtggtaaagaaaaatgaagtaatgaaatttgcagaaaaatggatggatctggaaaggattatactaagtgaggtaacccaggtccagaaatacaaatgccacatgttctccctcatatgtggatcctagctacagatgattgtgctactgcgtgagaaggaaaatacttagtagcagaggccagtaagttaaaaaggagatataaagggaagagaaaggaagggaggagggtactttttaggttgttattgtatatatgtaagtacaatgattgagatcaggaggtaatatgatgaagaatggaatttcaaaggggaaagtgcagtggggaggtattaccaggggatattttttttataattatggaaaatgttaataaaaattgtgaaaataaaaaaaaattaatttctttttgtctcagcagttaaaggtgtttatttacaaaactagatgcacatagtggagcacaCATTTGGAAATTGCTCGttgtggctctggcatgcccatgccctctTTTCCCATCGGACTAGCCTCCCTTTTTCATTACATCATGTCAGTTTATTTCAGTTCCTATAATCTTTGGGTATATTAAATACAGCTAAATTcatttcaaaaactgacttatagattagATGGACATCTTGTTTAACTTTTAAGACTGCTAaatcacacatatgtatgtatgtatgtatgtatatctcccAATTCTgataaacttaaaatatatataatctatataatttttcatgtcttcatatttaagccaaaaatgtcactaaataatatagatttcttgcttattttaaattttgtcagcagatcttttgttcatagttacCTCTTTGTAGCCTTATGTGCCTTAAATATTTAAACTCTACTTTTGGTTACTAtaagacttttccagatatcagaatgtTCTAATTTGATTTACAAAAAGTCCATGatatttggctatcaataagcatggaTCACCAGGCCTGgataaaactctgtaattttaacatggttcttgtcttgttgatgcTGGTTTTTCTAGATTATCTCTGAGGTTGCAATCtatgtcttataaaaagtgacttattgtgattttgttcttagaaaaactgaaaaagttcCCCATGTCTTAGAAAAATCTACTGTATACAAATAATCCTAACATAAgattcatgtaacagtcataaatatttctttagttaagccttaaaattgttcaatggtaaaaagtacttatttaagaaaaacaaaacaaacaaaaaaaaaagaataaaggaataaagaaagaatgtcAATCCTAAAGTGTATGAGAATGAATTAGGTATCTTATTAAGGTAGTTTCGTGTGAAAGGACCCTGAAAGTAAAGCTAGGAATGTCCTCACAATCTCTGCTTTGCTAGATCAAAGAATGATCTGACTTCTCATCACCTGCCAAAAGGAGTTCTCCAGACCTGTGTTTTTCCATGAGCAACCTGAGCCTCTTCTAGAATTTTAATatgatcctgacattgtggtttgTGACATCATGGATAGGCTCTTCTTGAGCCAACCCTTAGCCTAGACAAATCAGCCCTCACTCTGACTCACCTGACCTCCAAGGTAAGGCTCACCACAATAAAGTTATAAATAGGTCCTTACCAGGGTCAGGGGCTCTCCTGGTTGCCTGTTCATTACTCCTGAACCTCTAGTTTCTTGTAAGTATCCCCTTTCTCTCAGCCCAGCTTGACACCTCACTTCCCTTCTACCCTCCACATTGCTGGAGTCTGCTCCTCtatacattcttttgtttttctctccctaAATCTCTTTGCACATTTCTTCtaggcccaccacatgggctaTTAGACCACATGGGTGTTccaattttccttcccttggtcttGTActaccctcaataaatataataatttaataattatctttctcagtttgATTTGCTCAGTTCTTTAGTTCAATACAAACACAAACTCAGGATTTGGAGTTCAAAGACTTTCCTTGATCCTTTCCCAATATCATGCATTAGCtgtcttctcattgctaggacaaaatacctgacaacaaTCAGTTTAAGAGAGAGTTTGTTTCAGCTTATAATTTGagattacagtccatcatgatagAAAAAGCATGGTGAGAGGAGCTTGAGTCAATTGGTCACATTTGgtccacagtgaagaagcagaaagtgctaagccagctctctttTTCATGTAGTTtaagaccccagcccatggaatagtgccaCCCATTGTTAGCATactcttcccacttcaattaatctAGTCAATATAATACTTCagaggcatgcccagaggctaacctataTCATCCATCAAAGTTATTTCAGTTCCTGTCAAGTTgttaatcaatataaaccatcgcAAACTCCTAGGAACCTCCTAGAATGATGATAAGAACTAAAGACCAGGAACTAAACACAAGCAATTCTAAAACCTTAATTGCTTTGTCAGTGATATATAAAAGAGTGAGAGCAGTGAGGGAGAAGCTGGTTCAATAAGCCGTGAAACAAAATGCTCTCTTAGAATTAAAGCTTAATTTACATGGAGCACCATGCATGAGGGCATGATGGAGTTTTTAGccaaaagcagagacagagagaaagagagagaaagaaaggcactcCAGAGACCAGAAGAACTAAGTAAGGAAGCTTTTTGATTTTTACAGTTTAGGGGGGAGGGGACATAATCTACTCCATATGCTTCATCCTATATTCTAGGACCCAAGGCCATAACCTTGGTGGCCTTGTATGTTTCCCTTGCAACAGGATTCTGATCTTGATTCCCCGTTTGGCCTTAATCTCAGGAAACAGAGATTCCTAAAATGACTACACCAATATTTCaaatctgagttcagattctcactattttcatcattttaaaatccTTTAAATTCAGTAAAGACCCCACCCCGGGGGTTCATCAGTAGTAGCACAAATATGGGAGCACAGTGTCACTTTCATTTCAAAAGCAAGCTGACGCATGGAAGCCATTTTGGAGGATGGAGAAAATTCTCTGGAGTTATTGTGAAGATAGCACAGGAAGTCAGTCTGGTGTGAGAATGACCTAGGATTTTCAGTAGCTGAATCCAGGGGCTTttagataaacaacaacaaaaatattcataaatagTAATAGTCTGCTTCCAGGGGACTCAGAGGGGCTCAGAGAAGATAAAGTGCTGCTGCGATTGAGCTCAAATGATGTTTCTAGGCTCTAGGCTGGGGACGTCGGAATCTTGCAACCCAATTCCCACCTCAAAATCtcactctttgttgttgttgctgtttaaaATCCAACCTCCCTAAATGCTTTCCTCAGTGTTTCTGGATTCTCTCTCTGCCAGAGAAGAGCTTTGTTGGCTCTGTAATGACAGTCCAACATAGTCTAGGAGTGTACTGAAGGGTGCTGCTGGCTTGTAGCACTCGCTTTAAGGAATGGGGCCTTGGGATGGAGGTCCACAGTGGGAATGAATCAAGCTTTCTGTGAGTCTggtatacacatgcatgaaatTCACCTTTGTATCATGTGTTCCTGGAGGAGATTTTCTCCTATGTCATACCTGCAAAATGCCATTCCTCTTTTCTCTAGCAAGCCTAGATACATGATTAATATTTTAAACCTTCCAGGTTTAAATCTTCCTAGTTTCAAAAGTGCCTGAATAttgtacatttaaaaatgcattaatcTCCATATCTAGACTGAGGAAGAATTGCAAGTAAAAGGCACAGCCACAGGAGGCAGGATAAATCCTGGCAAATCTTTAAATTGCTCCTGCAGTCATCAGGGCTTTCATTAGCATCTCCAATGCTACTTCTTTCCTGCTGATCATTTTGTAGTGGAAAAGAACAGCTTTAGTAGAGAATTGTATCTTTTCATTCCAAAATGTCCAGAAGACACTGCAGAGGCTGACCCACAAAACTTGTGCATTCACCTCACTGATGGCTGCAAATGCTTAGTTATCTCCCCATATGCAGCTTCCTTAAATAATGGCTCTTGGTCTGAGAAGAAATAATCTTAGATATGGAGGAAAAAACTGCTGGTTCTAGAATCAGTAATCTGACTGCTTATACTTAAATTCAGCTTAGACACAAATTCTGAACTAACTCCAGTTACAAAGGACAGGGTTGAGCCCTCTAATCCCTTTAAGCTTCATTTATTTACCCATAAAACTGTAAATGATTGTAATCATCAATGAATAATAAAGAGTAAATATGTGATAAATGTAAGAACAGAGAAGACTCATATGTTTCAAAATATGGGTAATGTTGCACATAGCTCTATTGTGTACCTCCATTACACAGGCGACCAAGTTTGGAAAATGTGGTCCAAAAGATTGACTTTCCTTTCACCTCTAAATTTCTAAGCATTGATTCCTATAAAAGATCCCTATCAAGGAACTAGGTCCATGTTATACAATGGAGACACAGAAGAAAGGCAAGcaatttttgcttttgtgtttagTGAGTCAGACAAACACACAAGCAACCACAAGAAGATTGAAGGCCGTGACGTCCACTTGGCCAATAGTCCAGATAATGGGGGGCTTATTCACTAAGTGAAATGCATTGACTCATACCCCAAAATGAGGAATGTTTGCAGCTGGTAGACATGTATTACTATAACCTATGCTTCTGCCCCTTCCAGCTTTTGGTTGAACACTACTTATCTTGATTAGATTGAATCAGAGACCTCTAAGCCCTTACAGTGTGTTATAATGCATCGGAAAGGTAAAGGCATGCATAAAGTTGCCTTCAAAGAGCAGTAATGAAGATGAGCTCAGTGATGTCATGTGAGAGCCCAGGACCCATTGCTGAAGATCAGAACACATCAGAGCCCAGAACCCAATGTATATTATGctgtttttggtttgctttgcaaaaatgaagaaatttttttttctgcttgtcaGCAGTGTCTTGAGGAGTGAGACAGTGTATGTGaacatgctttttttaaaattttttaagttgcaTTATATTTTAGATTCAGAGCCTACCATAAGGAGaagatcaattaaaaaaaaaaaaaaaaaaaactacaggcaCGATGGGGCACCAGCAGCTCTACTGGAGTCACCCGTGAAAAAGCCAGGGTTTCTCTCTTGCCACGGTCTGAGCCGGAAGTACGGGCTGAACAGGGGCGGGCAGTGTTTCCGCCAGTACGCAAAGGAGATCGGCTTCATAAAGTTGGACTAAGCGGCCTTCCTAGAATGGAATATTCCAAGACCATCCAGTGAAAGATCATGCTAGTTCtttgtacataaataaattgtgaaaccttcaaaaaaaaaaaaaaaaaaaccaaaaaaaaactaaaagttcATGGACAAcatgaagaaaagaggaagaaggaatgagATAAGTTATGTTGGTAGCATTCTTAAAAccaagaaaatatcaaacatgGACTGATCAGAAAAGTAGTagtatcacatcttcattttaGTACTAATTTTAATGCAATAGCTGATTAAGGTCAATGCTCATAATAGAGTTAAGGGTACCAGGTAAAACACAGGTGCAATGGCCAATAATAAGAAGGTAGTTTGTATTGCAATGGACAAAATATCTCATAGCAAGACTATGGAGGAAGATATCTTAGGGTTTGTAAGGGAAAGGGGTTTCGAAAAACAGTTTCCAAGTTGCCTTCTGGAGTGACTAAGTGCCAACATCATTTAAGTCAGGCAGGGAACAATGAAGGAGAAGAAGGCTTAGGAAGGAAATGGCGATCTCAGCTGTGAACATGTTGAGCTGAAGTTTCTATagacagcagttaaaggcatcaGCAGGTAGCTGAATATAGAAGGGTAAGGTAATGctgtcactcttggttagagaatctgctttacaTAATAGGTGCCAGAGAATACTGAGGCGatccatctgttgcagtcaggttcacattgctgttagaaatcacccaaccaagagcagcttttgggaaaaagaggtttattttagcttacaggctccaggagaAGCTACAtgctggcagggaaaaatgatgacaagagcagagggtgaacattaccccctggcccacataaggtagaaaacaggaaaaaggagcgtgccaaacactgacactgagaaactggctgtaacacccataaatctgcccccagtgatacactccctccaggatgcattaattcccaaattccaacagctgggaacctagcactcagaacacctaagtttatgggggggacacctaaatcaaaccccacacgatccaagatccatcaatacaagTAAAGACAGCCAACTGCTCACCACATTCACTTGGGTCAAGAAAAATCTGCAGAGGAACAATAGTGATTATTGTTCCCCATGCTACCCAGACAAAGGCCTCCAGGGAAATAGCATCACACATAGTGGTGAACTGAAACAttgtaacagaaatacagagttGATAGAGGACTCAACAGTAAAAATCTATGGACAttctgccaaggctcaggaactgtTGTGGCTAAAGAGGAAGGGTAAAGACTTTAAGGCCACAGGGTTTTTAGTAATATCCTGGGGCAGGGTAATATTTCCTACTCCCTGAGATGGGCAGAGGCCCTAATTAACCCACAGCAAAAATCAAGAACCCTACTGAAGAGGGTGAAAAGGGCCTTCAGGGAGATTGTAGTGAAGGGGCGGATATaagaatatgcatatatatgcttaGAAATGAGTGTCAATGTTGATGTCAGTGACTGAGATAAATACCCTGGATTatagtaaatgaaaatgaactcaaaacaGAACCCTGCAAATTTCCAGCCTTGCCATTGAACTTAAGTCAGATTGACTAGTCTCCAGGCCCAACTCTACCACTTAGCTGCCTGGGAAAATCAAGTCAATTCTCATGCCTCATGTCTCCCATGTGTACAATGGGTATGCAATGGTAAGTGTTTATTCTGTTGACTAAGTGAAATAATTTGGGAAAAGTGTTCATCTTAGTGCCTAGtatgcatacataaatatttaacagTGTTAAATGTTTGAGAAGACTTTGTAGAGAAAGGATTTCATTAGTTCCTCTGTTGTgtgagggtttttgttgttgttgtttttgattttttttcctgaggagagGTATACAGATTTTTGCTCACCTCAGACAGGCACTaaggacataaataaagaaacttTTCTACACAAATGTAACTTGATAAACCAATGGGTTtaactggggttacttacaggagcatgagtgaaGGGTTAATTGCAGAAGCAGGAACAACTTATGGACAGCTACCCTGCTGAAGAAAATATCCTTCTAAAGAAACCCTTAGTTGTCTAAATATGCTTGGGGAGGGAAAGGACCCTGTGAGCTCATCCTCCTAGCAACTAAATTCACAATCTGTAAATCCTAAGTAGGGGGTGTGACTTCATAAGCTTCTTTCCCTTCATAACCCTTAAGAAAAAACTCCTGGGGAGGTACATGACTTGTTGAGCTACTTCCTCACCCTCCATGAGGGAAAAGTTTCATACAGGTCTTTTTCTGGTAATCACAGCTGCTGAAAATTTAAAAGGGCCATGACTATGTCATGTTGGAGGATAAATTTCCAAAACATTGTTGTTGTGGTTGGAATATAAATGTCCCTTGTAGCCTCtggtattatttttttcagaaacagATAAACAGTATATTTATTAAATGAGTTAAGACAAACTTTACAAACAGATAAATAGTCAAAGGCTCAGTGACTAAAATAGATGGTAAGCATCATTTAAAGAAATTGGTGCCATCACGGTATCTCAATTGGCTTGCTCGTGGTAAAAAATTTTCAAAGAGCAATTTCACAGAAATGAAGCCAGGTTCTTCTTCTTATAAACAAATAACCATTTCTTGGTTCAAAACTGACATCTCTTATGAAAATTACCATATCACATATTTGTAAGATGACAAGGAATAACTCATCTTCAAAGTGCAACAAGtctatttaaaaacacaaaaaggcaATGATGAGGtgcaaatgattttaaaaaaatatgcaaaaattaaaaatatttgggatGCAAAATTAAACATTTTGGGGGGTTACAGGATCAAAGAAAAAAGTGATTAAATTACAGATGCTCATTTCATCTGTACATACTGTATAATGGGATCCATGATCTTTAATAGCTTgcttgcagctttttttttttttctacttacattAATGCTCTGGAAATTTTGATTAAGTTTCGTACTTAGACCCCAACTAGTAGAGTCTTTGAGAGGTGAAGCCTTGCAATAAAAAGTGTATGGC includes:
- the LOC101593889 gene encoding LOW QUALITY PROTEIN: 40S ribosomal protein S29-like (The sequence of the model RefSeq protein was modified relative to this genomic sequence to represent the inferred CDS: inserted 1 base in 1 codon; substituted 1 base at 1 genomic stop codon): MGHQQLYWSHPXKXPGFLSCHGLSRKYGLNRGGQCFRQYAKEIGFIKLD